GGCACTCGGCCTCTTAGCCATTTGGTGGTACACATCCGCCGGATTCTTTGAAGCCACTGGATTATAGGCAGCCGTTATGGACTCCGTGTGCGACAAGGACTCCAGGGTGCCCAGATTGTTGGGCAGTGGCAGACCATAGCTGTTGTAGACCTCGGCCTGCTCCAAGCCCGATCCTGTGGGCACGCTGCTCGTGTCCAGAGCCACCGTCTTGGAGGCTGTGTACTCGGTCTTGCCATTGGGCAGGAGGCTGAGGATCTCCTGGAGCTGCAGAGCCGCCTTGCGGGCTTCCTCATCCGTCAACTTGGTGTGGCGTCCGTAGATATTAAAGTCATTGCTATTGGCACTGGTGGCTGCCGTGTTGTGcgtgtcgttgttgttgttttttgttttgagtgTAGTGTGGTggtgttgttgtagttgtggTTGAGGTTgcggtggaggtggaggtgtgTATGCAATGAGTGAGATTTCATTAGATTAACCAGcatcttaaatatttgcattttcatGTGGGGTATTTACACTTGGTCTTGGGCATGTACGAGTATAGTTGTGAGTGTTTTGTCGattgcacagagaaaaaataatacttcTGACTGATAATATTAAAtgtcaaatttcaatatttttcctgcttaaatattttaacaatttattaagCACTTTATTTTCaaacctttttatattaaatatattataaaaatgttcataaaactaatcaaaaattattttttttattagatttgtctgattttttttgctggcatttatataattaattagtataataataattcataaatttaataattactttactttacttacattaattttaatcaattaaaaattttcctaaccctttttttacattttcaaagAAGCATTAATTATcttctattattatttctctGCTTTTTGTAAGTGTGGTGTTAgatgactttttttttatacagaTGATTGTTTACTTTACACATATTTTGTGCAATTGTTCACTGCATTCTGATGATTTTCAAATGATTTTCTTAATGATCTTAGATGAGATCCGGTTTTAGTTTTTGGGTTAGCTGAATGGGAGTCGGCGGGCGAAGACACTACGTGGTAGTAGTTGGTTTTTCAGAATTTCCTTTCGAAGGTTTCTCGCTAGACCGTCTAATGGGCCACTGACTAAATACGTATGCGCAATATTATCAAGTATACGACATGTTGCTACTGCAAATGGCTCAATTAATAGCTGTACAGTTTGCTTAGGTACTATTTATATACACAGATGACGTGATAGGTGGTTATTAAAACATGTACAATGAATCGATTAATGGTGGCTTGCGCAATGTgttaaaaaatcgaataaactTAGCCTAGGAAATGTGTCATTGGAACAAGATCCAAGCCTGTCCTATCCCAACTTCGGCAGCTAAAAGTGAGAGTCGGTGTTAATATTTACAATGTTTACAATGTCTGTTGTGGGATTTCAGCCCCGTTTCAACGAATTATGAGCAGCTGATGACGATGCTTTCACTTTCCTCTGCGGAAATGTGTCGAGGGACGCGCAAAGGGCGGCGGTTGGCTGTTGGTTAAGTGTATGCAAACCCCGTTGAGTGATTTGCTGATGAGAGAAGCCAACGCCTGTCTTTgccatttttttgaaatttttaaacataaattgtatatagaaattcaatatttttaacgGAAAAAGAGCTTAATCTTCTTATCTTAAGATACATTTTGATAGTTatgaaaacttttaaattttgtagagtaagaaatgttaaaaatgagatttgtgtaatttgaaattatagaaaaaaagcctaaacatttttttcggtgagtaaagtaatttttatatatatataatacaagTATTTAGAtactcttatttttatattaaaattgtttacccTTTAgtctataaattttatattctatAGTAAACATTATTAACATATTAAGCCATCTATATATAGTTTTAGAAAGAAGTTTGAAGGAAAtctttggtatttttttaacactaATACCCTAAGATTATAACTTTTCAACTAtcttaaaatacattttctcagcattatataaataatatttacacgtactttaaaaatatttcctaatGAATTTATCCAAAAACCCTTCACCTTGGATTAGGTcaagaaaatatgtacaaGAAAGATTATTTACAGGTAACCAAGCccttcaatttaattttctgaAACCCACTCCCTTTACGCACCATCTTGTCCGTAGGCCGATGGCAGATAGTTGCTCGGCGGTGACTCGAAGGCCGCCGGGTGGCTCACGCTGAAGGGCGCCCCGCCGCCCACGTAATTGGACCCACCCACCGGTGGCAGATATTGATGAGTGGCACTGCTATAGGATGGCGGCTTCGAGGGCGGACCGTAGCTGGCATGGCCAGTGGGTATCTCGTATGTGGTGATCGCTgcaacagagagagagagagagagagagagagagagagagagagagactatTAGACTCTAAAATGGGACAGTGGCAGGGGTAGACGCAAATGCAGACGGAACGGGTTAGTGGCAAAAAACGAAAGTTGCCGCTGGCCGAGTTCAATGCACGCGATACGCTCTGATTTGGCCAAAGCCGAAGCCGTCTCTTCCGTTTTGGCCAGCTGGGGCTGGGGCTGGGGCTTGTGTATTGGTTATTAGGCGGCTTAATTGTCATGGATCTGGTTCAGTTCAAAGGCATTGCATAAGCGCTGGACAATCGGAGCGGAGCGACGGCACCTGAACTTGGAAGAGCCTAACCAGGGGATCTCGAGGCCAAgtcaagggggggggggggaagtACCTCAAGACATTTGCCTTTAGAACTTCctaaaatttaaagctttacTTACTCTCGGTGTGCAGGACAGGTGCTGGGGACTTGTgaccgctgctgccgccggaGGAGGCGCCAGACAGGGAGCTCAGCTTGGCGAAGagcccgccgccgccgctggagGAGTGACTAGTGGCATAGGTGTGCGAGTTGATGTGCGCTGAGTTGATGATGGACTTGCCTACGTCGGTGACCTTGTCTCCGCCGGCGGCCACCAGGTTGCCGCCCGCACTCAAGGCGTAGCCGCTGCCCTTGATCAGCTGACCCTTGAGAGCCGTGACCCCGCCAGTGATGGCCTTCACCGCCTGGAAGATGGTGTTTAGCACGGACTTCTTGAATGACCAAGGGTCATAGTCCACCGAGTTGCCCTggggaaaacatttttcacagTTTATTGATCTCAAATTTCAGAGATAATCTCAGGAAACGAGAGCAAATACTTACATGGACAACGATCTCGTGGGACTTGTAGCTAttcccgccgccgctgcttcCGCCGGAACTGCCAGAGGCAATCGAGGCGGAGGCCTGGCCTATGCCAGACAGCAGGCCGGACTTTAGGTGCGCCACATAGTCGAAGCTGCCCGAACGCTTGTGGATCTGGGACTCCTTGACACTCTCGCCCGGCTCGTTGTCCGTGAGGTCTGTGTCCTCCAGCGAGAGCGAGGATTTGTCGGTGGCAGGAAGGGAGCGGCACATCAGAGGCAGAGCCACCAGTAGCAGGCTCAGGCTGAGGACCTGTTTATGAGGGTaaaggaaattattatttattaggaaaatatatgaaatagaTCCCTTCGAGTATGAGCTAAGCAATAATCAAGTAACTATTGTTGATGACCTGCGgaaatatgaataatatttaGCAATTCATTCACAAAACCATTCAGAAACTGACAGCTTGAGTTGCATAATCGTTTTAGGAATCAGTTTAAATTTCTTGTGACAGCTATAACAATGGTAAACCGGGGAAATTCAATTGCCAAAATGTGTCAGTTGCGGCGATGGTTGCACCACAGCCAGACATCAGACATCATTTTTGGTTAGAGCTCCGCCGATTGCCTCACCGAGGAGCTTGTGCATTCATTTGTCAACTGTAAACTGTCATCCACACACGCACATACCCGCACCACATGCAATCATAATCTGCCATCTACTAGCTCATGCCTCGTAACTACCATTCCCGCTCTGCATATGCCAACTCCCCAAAGCCAGTTACCTCCAACTTCAGACCCTTTCGCCTGGTTAACAGTCGAGCGAACTTTGCCTAATTGCCGAGGGGGGGGGGTGGAAGGTGGCTTAAATGGTCTAATAGCCAATTTGGCCAAGCGGGAAGCCCAGTGTCTGTTGAGATTGGGCGTGTTTATAGTACGGTTTCATGCCTCATTAATCCGCCGAAATGCTAAGTGCAGAAATGCAAAGACCCTTCTAATTTAAAcgtttaatttcataattaaataaatctaaataaatatatgtatatctacaatttgtttgataattgaatatttatcgAAACTATTAAGATTACATAACTCTTTTAGAtacagaaattaaattaactaaaatctGTAAACtttgtatttaattagttaatttgGCTCTCTAGCATAGCTTAATTATATggcttataaatattattagaaagAGTCGGGTTTTAcgtataataaaatatattttttaaaggccAAGGTACCATTCtaaacatttattatttaattttgactTTAAAGAGCCAGAATAAgtatttaataacatttttaacatttataaatccAAATGTATTCCATAGTGTTCAGATAAAAACTTTCTttcaaaatattctttataataatatttaaaaattgtaatttcagttaaatggattttattattttgtatacacctaaaaaatataataatattgtttaaaggaatttaagaaaatatttgaattctttaaattaatatttatatttggtactatgatatttttttttggaaaattcaAAGTCTAAAAATgtcataactaagtcaaaaaagcattaaaatcaatttgggAAGCTTTTCCATGCTAGCCTTTTCTATGTTAAcaaatttgcatactaaatttaacatttaaaaaaatcgaatttttatTCGATGTTGAAGAATTTttatgatgtaaccccttttcaatttttgaaaaaaattaaaattttttgtttcttttggaCATGGCTAGTTCGACTCTCCTATTGAtcctgatcaataatatatatgatttatggggtcggaaatgacccCTTCACTGCGTTTTTAGCTTCTGATTGAAATTGTAATACCCTGTAGAGAGATTTTCATCCATGAAGAGTTAAAActatttcctttttaaaatatttaatacaaaatcgCTCAACTCAAAACCTGCCCAAGTGATTCCAATATTAGTCTAATGCGTTAATGCTCAGTCATTTCCGTAAGCTCTAATCATTTTCCAGCATTAAACAGAAACGAGTTTAAGTGAATCAGAAATCATTAagaaaattgaatattttttaaaatatatttccccgCTTGACTTCATTTCGGTTCAATGATTTCAAGCAATTCACTTACTCAAAATGTTGCATAGAAATTGAAACGAAATCGGGTCAACAGCAAATAAGTTGAGAAACACACCATTATCGCTATTGATATTTATGACAAATgcgttttaaattagttttttacattttttattcggGCTAAAGTGGAACCGCCtcgaaaaatattaattaaactgGCAGCCTTTCTCCCGATCGATCCCCCGATGGCGCAACCTCAATTATGACTGGCCAAATATGTTGGACTCGGGGTTTGGGCCAGTCTTCTTATACAATTCGAGCGGGCTAAGCCCTGGCCCACTGCAATCTGCATACAAATTGCACAAATTAAGCGAAATCAATATTGTTCTTCGCTCTGCGATTGTGCGATtgcataaacaaatatataaaacagtGGCGAAAAGTAATTCAAATAATTGAAAGCTAATTGGCGGGGAGTGGCGAGGCGGTTATGTGGCgaaacaattattatttattatgtttcgGCGCTGGGTAATTAGCGGAATGCAATTCGGGGCTGATATGGTCGTAGGAGGAATCGGATAGTATTGGCTTATTGAACTATTGGCCAATATTTGCCGCAGCCATTTGGCAATGATTGCTTGtggtttctttatttctttcttttttgcctgCTCATTGTTATGGCCAACATTTTTTCGGAGAAGCGAAGATGAGAGTGAAAGTGCTGTGCTTGCCGGCTCTGTGGCCGCGCGCTCTCATCCCCAACGAGTTGGCTCTCTTTTTCCGTGTTCACatttaattaacatatttGCAGTTACACTGTTTAACAAATTTGGAATctaaggtttatttttaaaatacaaacaagtgcaaaaaaaaaaatacataaatattttatacctTTTTTGGCAAGTTGAAATAAAATGTTGAAACTCTCTCCTAAGGaatgatattttattttatatattattctatattaccattaaacaagaaaggaacctaacttcggcacgccgaagtttgtatacccttgcagattggtttcgatgtttatattatagatttaaatgctgaaaacactcacaaaacagagtttcattacattttccccatacttattatgtttacagtttgac
Above is a genomic segment from Drosophila kikkawai strain 14028-0561.14 chromosome 3R, DkikHiC1v2, whole genome shotgun sequence containing:
- the LOC108084912 gene encoding uncharacterized protein isoform X1, producing the protein MKVLSLSLLLVALPLMCRSLPATDKSSLSLEDTDLTDNEPGESVKESQIHKRSGSFDYVAHLKSGLLSGIGQASASIASGSSGGSSGGGNSYKSHEIVVHGNSVDYDPWSFKKSVLNTIFQAVKAITGGVTALKGQLIKGSGYALSAGGNLVAAGGDKVTDVGKSIINSAHINSHTYATSHSSSGGGGLFAKLSSLSGASSGGSSGHKSPAPVLHTETITTYEIPTGHASYGPPSKPPSYSSATHQYLPPVGGSNYVGGGAPFSVSHPAAFESPPSNYLPSAYGQDATSANSNDFNIYGRHTKLTDEEARKAALQLQEILSLLPNGKTEYTASKTVALDTSSVPTGSGLEQAEVYNSYGLPLPNNLGTLESLSHTESITAAYNPVASKNPADVYHQMAKRPSAEELYIQKHPNEGYDYAPPSSGPPPLLPTPRPPSSASDYRVENYHASKSNALKDLTPIIAALEVAKRKGNSHSSGPPVYSIEKQVHKQQQAPFQYLPPVVQKSKYVYSAPPHHHSGGYKVRRHVASPKHPKRSVFRPQDYEIQDPLMFNRLMEV
- the LOC108084912 gene encoding uncharacterized protein isoform X2 codes for the protein MKVLSLSLLLVALPLMCRSLPATDKSSLSLEDTDLTDNEPGESVKESQIHKRSGSFDYVAHLKSGLLSGIGQASASIASGSSGGSSGGGNSYKSHEIVVHGNSVDYDPWSFKKSVLNTIFQAVKAITGGVTALKGQLIKGSGYALSAGGNLVAAGGDKVTDVGKSIINSAHINSHTYATSHSSSGGGGLFAKLSSLSGASSGGSSGHKSPAPVLHTETITTYEIPTGHASYGPPSKPPSYSSATHQYLPPVGGSNYVGGGAPFSVSHPAAFESPPSNYLPSAYGQDVYHP